The sequence below is a genomic window from Lysobacter capsici.
CGAGCCAGGCAAGCCCGGTGCCGGTCAGAAGTTCAGACCGATGCTCATGCCATACGTAAGCGGCGGCAGATACTGCGACACCCACAGATACTGACCGTCGCCCGCGTTGAAACGGCCCGCCGCGGTGCGGGTCTTTTCGTCGGTGACGTTCTGCACGTACGCGCTGGCCCACCAGCGTCGCTCGGGCTCCTCGTACCGCAGCGAGATATCGCCGCGACCGTAAGCCTTCTGTTGATCTTCGTCGCCGAGGTTGAACACGCTCAACCACGATTCGGTCTCGTAATGAGCGGTGAAACGCGGCGTCAAGGTGCCGCCGTTGCCGAGATGGAAATCGTGCTCCCACATCACGGTCAACGCGAAGTCGGGCGCGTGCGGCAACTCGTTGCCGCTGACGTTCATGCAATTGCTGATGCCTGATGCCGGCGGGCACGCGGGCAGGCCCTGGTAGTCGTTGCTGCCGGCGTAAAGCAGCGTGCCCAGCTGTTTTTTCGGAATACCCGACACGGTGAGATTCAGCCGATCGTTCTCTCCGATCAACGCGGACAATTCGCTCTCGTAGCCCCACACCTTGGTGCTGCCGGCGACATTGTTGAAGCCCAGGCCGCGGTTGCCGTCGGGAAAGGTCACCGGCGCGGACAGCTGGAAGTCCTTGAAGTCCATGTAATACAGCGCGCTGTTCCAGACCAGCCGCCCTTCCATGAAGCTGAACTTTCCGCCGACCTCGTAGTTGGTGAGTTCCTCGTGCCCGAACGTGGCGCCGCCGTCCTGGAGGCCGCCGGATTTGTAGCCGGTCGATACGCTCGCGTAGACCAGGCCGTTCTTGCCGACGTCGAAGTCGGTCCGCAACAGCCAGGTGGTCTGGTTATGGCTGTACTTGCCGTCATTGACGGTAGAGACATTGAAGCCGTTGCCTGGGCCGGGAATCGTCCCGGTGGAGATCGGCACCTGCGGCACAGCCGGGTTGTAAGCCCAGCCCCAGCCACGACCGCCGACGTTCTGCTTTTGGTCGTCGGTGTAGCGCGCGCCGGCCGTCAGGCGCCAGGCGTCGTCGACATTCCAGGTGACCTGGCCGAATCCGGCGTAGGAATCCACCGTTTCCTTGGGCTGGATGAACGAGCCTTGCCAGCCGACCGTGCCCTGCTGGGTACCGTTGAACAAGGGAATATCGAAACGCATCGAATTGTTTTCGGTGGCGTAGTACAGGCCAACGATCCAGTCGAGGGTGTTGGTTCCGGTCGACGCCAGATTGAACTCGTGCGAACTGCTTTTGTACTTCGAGCCGTTCGTGCGGTCTTCCTGGAAGGTGGCGCCGGTGGTGAAACTGGTCGGCACCTGGACGCCGCTGTCCTGGTCGTACGTGGACGCACCGTCGAGCCGGGAAAAACCCGCGATATAGCTCAGGCGCATGCGATCGTTGATGTCCCAGTCCATGCGGCTGCGAAGCGCGTAGGCATCGCGGTCGATGTAAGGCGCGGTGTCGATCAGTGCCGACCAGAAGTCTTGCCCCGCCCTGGGCTTCTGCATCAGGTTCATGCTCGGCGTGCCGCGGTCGCGAAAGTATTCGAGCGCCAAGTTCCAGCTGAACACCTCGTTCGGCTGCCACAGCGCGCTGACGCGCGCCGCCGACTGATCCTGTGCGTTGTACTTGTCGCCGCGGGTGACGAACAGATTCGGGTTGATGGGCTGGAACAAGGTCGCATCGCCGCCCGAGGCGGCGTAGGCGGCCCGCTGCGCATCCACCGACGGCAGTTGGCCGATCGGATTTTGATAATCGACATAGCCGTCGTGTTGTTCCTGCACGAACGCCACGCGCATCGCGAAGGTGTCGCTGATCGGCAGATTGACCGCGGCGCGCGCGCCGATGGCGTTGTAGTTGCCGATGGACAACTGCGCGTTGCCGAAATAGCTGCCGATCTCGGGCTTCGTGGTCTGGAAGTTGACCGCGCCGACGGTCGAATTGCGGCCCCACAGCGTGCCCTGCGGGCCGCGCAGGACTTCCGCGCTTTCGATGTCCAGCAGCAGGCCGGCGGCGGCTTCGGCGCGCGGCGAGTAGACCCCGTCGACGAAGATCGCCACTTCCGGATCCGCGTATTCGGTCTTGGCCTGGTCGTTGCCGATGCCGCGCAAGGTCACGGTGATGACATCGTGGTCGCCCTGACGGGTGGCCTGCATGCTCGGCACCAGCTTGGTGATGTCCTGCACGGTCATCACCCGTTCCTTGCCGAGCGTCTCGGCATTGATCGCGCTGATGGCCACGGGCGTCTTCTGCAAGGGCGTGACGCGCTTGGTGCCGGTGACGACCACCGCGTCGAGCGTCTTGGCCGCGCTTGCCTGCGGCGCGGCTCCCGCGGGCGTTTGCGGTTGTGCGGAATCCACGGCTTGCGCCTGATCGGCGGGTCCGGCCAGCGCGTCGGTTGATGAAACGAGCACAACAAGAATCGCGCCATACAGCGCGTGCAAGCGGTACGCCATGTCCTATTCCCTCCGGTTCGGACGCTCCCGTCTCCCGGCGCTTGTGGCGGTATCGTCGCCGGCCGGCATGGAGCGGAGCGAGTGATACGCCCGAATGGCAGCGCTGTCAATCGTGAAATGGAAGCGCTACCAATTTGCTCTTACAGCGTCACGTCATGGCTGCGTGCGGCGCCTGGATGCCGCACCGCAGCAACGGATCTGCGCGACGTTCGTCGCCAGACCGGACACTGGCGCAAGCGCGCTCCTCGCAGCGATCTCGCCCGCCGGCATCGCGGTGTGCGATAACATGATTCGCCCCGCTCGCCCCTCGGAAACGCATTGATGCGCGCCAGAATCGAAGACGTCGCCCAGGCCGCCGGTGTCTCCATGACCACCGTCTCGCGCGTCTTCAACAAGGAGCCGAACGTGCGCGAGAAGACGCGGCTGAAGGTCGAGGCGGCGGCGCAGGCGCTCGACTACCGACCGAATCCGTCGGCGCGCAGCCTGGCGGGGAATCGTTCCTATCTCATCTCGCTGGTGTACGACGATCCCGCCGCGGCATCGAGCTACATCATGGAGATCATCGTCGGCATGCTGGCCGCCTGCGAGCGCCAGCGTTACAGCGCCATGCTGCGTCCGCTCGAGCATTCCAATGCCGACCATGTCCGCGCGGTGGAGGAATCGATCGCCCAGTACCGTCCGGACGGCCTGATCCTGGTGCCGCCGTTCGCCGACGACGTCAAGCTGTTACAGCGTCTCGACGCCCTGGGCGTGCGCTACGCCACGATCTCCGCGAAGGCGAAGCTCAGTCACGCGCGCATCGGCACGATCCTCGACGAGCGCAAGGCGGCGGCGGAAATGATCGCGCACGCGGTTGAGCTCGGTCATCGCCGCATCGCGCACATCGCCGGCCCGCAGCTGCATGGCGGACGCGCCTGGCGCCTGGCCGGTTATCGCGACGGCCTGCGCCGCGCGGGCATTGCGTACGACGCCAAGCTGGTTGTCGATGGCGGTTTTACCTTCGACGACGGCGTCGCCGGCACGAGGCAGCTGCTCGATCTGAAGCATCCGCCCACCGCGATCTTCGCCGCCAATGACGACAGCGCCTGCGGCGTCATGCACGAGGCGTTCGAACGCGGCCTGCGCGTCCCGCAAGACGTGTCCGTGTTCGGTTTCGACGACACGCCGGCCTCGCGCCAGATCTGGCCCAGCCTGACGACGGTGCGACAGCCGTGTCGCGAGATGGGGCGCATCGCCGCCGAACAGCTGCTCGCCGCGATCCGCGATCCGCAGGCGGGCGCGCTCGTGCGCGTGCCGTATGAACTGATGATCCGCCAGTCGGGCGGGCCCGCGCCCGCCGCGGCGAAGCGGCGCTGAGCGACGCCGCCGCCGGATGTCCACGTCCGCCACGACGAACAGACCGCCGATCGGCTTCTGGCAGATCTGGAACATGTGCTTCGGCTTCGTGGGGCTGCAGTTCGGTCTCGCGCTGCAGAATGCGAACGTCAGCCGCATCTTCCATACTCTCGGCGCCAGCATCGACGATATTCCCGCGCTGTGGATCGCGGCGCCGCTGACCGGATTGCTCGTGCAGCCGATCGTCGGCTATTGCTCCGATCGCACCTGGGGTCGGCTCGGCCGACGCCGGCCGTACTTGCTCGCTGGCGCCGTCATCGCCGCATTGGCGCTGATCGCGATGCCGAATTCGCCGACGCTGTGGAGCGCTGCGGCGCTGCTGTGGATCCTCGACGCCGCGATCAACGTCTCGATGGGACCGTTGCGCTCGTTCGTAGGCGATCAGCTGCCGTCGGCACAGCGGCCGGCCGGTTTCGCGATGCAGACCCTGTTCATCGCGGCGGGCGCCGTCGTCGCCAGCCTGCTGCCCTGGCTGCTCGCGCAATGCGGAGTCAGCAACCTCTCCGCCGCCGGAGAAATGCCGGACACGGTGAAGCTGGCGTTCTATCTCGGCGCCGCCGTCCTGTTCGGCACGCTCGCCTGGAGCGTGCTGTCGACGCGCGAGTATCCGCCCGACGCGCTCGCCGCGTTCGAGGACACAGCGCCGACAACGCCGCCACCGCCGCTGCCAGCGCAGGTGCGATCCAACGGCATGCTTTGGTGCGCGGCCGGATTGGTCGCGTTCCTCACCATCCACCTGAGTCGGACCGACCCACGCCTGCACCTGCTCGCCGCCGGCCTGTTCGCCTACGGCGCGATCCAACTGATCGCCGGCTACAGTCGCGCGCGCAATCCGGTCACCGCGATCATCGCCGACTTGCTGACGATGCCCACGATCATGCGTCAGCTCGTGCCCGTGCAGTGTTTTTCCTGGTTCGCGCTGTTCGCCATGTGGATTTACACGACGGCGGCCGTCACCGGCGTGCATTTCGCCGCGGCGGACACGCGCTCGGCCGCCTACAACGACGGCGCGAACTGGGCCGGCGTGCTGTTCGCCGCTTACAACGGTTTCGCCGTACCCGCGGCGAT
It includes:
- a CDS encoding TonB-dependent receptor; the protein is MAYRLHALYGAILVVLVSSTDALAGPADQAQAVDSAQPQTPAGAAPQASAAKTLDAVVVTGTKRVTPLQKTPVAISAINAETLGKERVMTVQDITKLVPSMQATRQGDHDVITVTLRGIGNDQAKTEYADPEVAIFVDGVYSPRAEAAAGLLLDIESAEVLRGPQGTLWGRNSTVGAVNFQTTKPEIGSYFGNAQLSIGNYNAIGARAAVNLPISDTFAMRVAFVQEQHDGYVDYQNPIGQLPSVDAQRAAYAASGGDATLFQPINPNLFVTRGDKYNAQDQSAARVSALWQPNEVFSWNLALEYFRDRGTPSMNLMQKPRAGQDFWSALIDTAPYIDRDAYALRSRMDWDINDRMRLSYIAGFSRLDGASTYDQDSGVQVPTSFTTGATFQEDRTNGSKYKSSSHEFNLASTGTNTLDWIVGLYYATENNSMRFDIPLFNGTQQGTVGWQGSFIQPKETVDSYAGFGQVTWNVDDAWRLTAGARYTDDQKQNVGGRGWGWAYNPAVPQVPISTGTIPGPGNGFNVSTVNDGKYSHNQTTWLLRTDFDVGKNGLVYASVSTGYKSGGLQDGGATFGHEELTNYEVGGKFSFMEGRLVWNSALYYMDFKDFQLSAPVTFPDGNRGLGFNNVAGSTKVWGYESELSALIGENDRLNLTVSGIPKKQLGTLLYAGSNDYQGLPACPPASGISNCMNVSGNELPHAPDFALTVMWEHDFHLGNGGTLTPRFTAHYETESWLSVFNLGDEDQQKAYGRGDISLRYEEPERRWWASAYVQNVTDEKTRTAAGRFNAGDGQYLWVSQYLPPLTYGMSIGLNF
- a CDS encoding LacI family DNA-binding transcriptional regulator produces the protein MRARIEDVAQAAGVSMTTVSRVFNKEPNVREKTRLKVEAAAQALDYRPNPSARSLAGNRSYLISLVYDDPAAASSYIMEIIVGMLAACERQRYSAMLRPLEHSNADHVRAVEESIAQYRPDGLILVPPFADDVKLLQRLDALGVRYATISAKAKLSHARIGTILDERKAAAEMIAHAVELGHRRIAHIAGPQLHGGRAWRLAGYRDGLRRAGIAYDAKLVVDGGFTFDDGVAGTRQLLDLKHPPTAIFAANDDSACGVMHEAFERGLRVPQDVSVFGFDDTPASRQIWPSLTTVRQPCREMGRIAAEQLLAAIRDPQAGALVRVPYELMIRQSGGPAPAAAKRR
- a CDS encoding MFS transporter, which codes for MSTSATTNRPPIGFWQIWNMCFGFVGLQFGLALQNANVSRIFHTLGASIDDIPALWIAAPLTGLLVQPIVGYCSDRTWGRLGRRRPYLLAGAVIAALALIAMPNSPTLWSAAALLWILDAAINVSMGPLRSFVGDQLPSAQRPAGFAMQTLFIAAGAVVASLLPWLLAQCGVSNLSAAGEMPDTVKLAFYLGAAVLFGTLAWSVLSTREYPPDALAAFEDTAPTTPPPPLPAQVRSNGMLWCAAGLVAFLTIHLSRTDPRLHLLAAGLFAYGAIQLIAGYSRARNPVTAIIADLLTMPTIMRQLVPVQCFSWFALFAMWIYTTAAVTGVHFAAADTRSAAYNDGANWAGVLFAAYNGFAVPAAMLIPWMTRRLGLRLSHLINLVLGGCGLLSFLLIRDPHWLLLSMVGVGFAWASILSLPYAMLSDSVPAGKMGVYMGIFNLFIVIPQLLAASALGFLLKTFFGNAPIYALLIGGISLLLAAFCVLRVGDAAGTSRAAGCR